The region CCCGTTTGGATGATAAGGCTATTTCTTCTGTTTGCATTTGTTTATTGATGTAAGTGACAACGTTTGTATCACCTTCAAAACCGGCGCCGGCAGCTGATACATCATTAATGACAATCGCATCCAATCGTTTCTTGTGCAATTTATGCATACCATAATCAAATGCATCAGTTGTTTCCGCAGCAAATCCAACTAAAAATTGATGGGTTTTTTCTTCACCTAGTGATTGTAAAATATCCTTCGTTCTTTCCATTTTAACCGTCCATTCCCCATCCTGTTTTTTCATTTTTTGATCATACACCTGTTTGGGGCGGTAATCAGCAACAGCTGCAGCCTTGATTACAATATCGCTCTCTGCAAAATATCGATGCATTGCTTGAAACATCTCTTCTGCGGTTGTAATATCAATGCGATGAATATTTGAGTGGTTTGTCCTTTCCTGTGTTGGACCAGTAACAAGCGTAACCGTTGCACCTTGATAAGCGGCAGCCTCGGCCAGGGCAAACCCCATTTTACCCGAAGAACGGTTGGTAAAATAACGTACCGGATCAATTTGTTCCCTTGTCGGACCTGCAGAGACCAATACGTTTTTACCCGTCAATATACCAGATTCTGTTTGGTGCCGGTCCACTGTTTCGATAATCATTTCTGGTTCCTCGAGCCGCCCTTTACCAACATAGCCACATGCTAAATAACCTGCACCTGGTTCAATAAAGTGGTAACCCCAGTCAGCAAGTTTTTGCATATTTTCGATCACTGCGGGGTGTTCATACATGTGAACATTCATCGCCGGGGCAATGTATACCGTTGCTTTTGTTGCTAACAGGGTAGTTGACAACATATCATCGGCGATCCCATGGGCTAATTTGGCAATGATGTTTGCGGTTGCAGGGGCAATGATTACAATATCCGCCCAATCGGCAACATCGATATGGGCAATTTTTTTCACATCTTTTTCGTCAAACGTGTCGGTATATACCGGGTTTCTGGATAATGCCTGAAATGTTAACGGGGATACAAACTTTTGGGCATGATCAGTCATCATCACTTTTACATTGGCACCTGCCTGGGTTAATTTACTTGTTAATGCACACGCCTTATACGCGGCAATTCCCCCAGTAACCCCCAACACAATATTCTTATCCTGTAGCATCACGAAATCCCCTTTTCAAGTTCAATAAAAAATGACCTATATGTGCGTGTTCAAAAAGGAGGATAAAAAGGACCGAGAAGTTCTAGGCGGCGTAGCTTTGAGCACCGGAGTGTACATAAAAGGTACATGAGGAGCGGAAAAGCAAGCCAACAACGAAATTCGACGTGTCATTTTTACCGGACTTTTTGAACATCCTCTATATACATCATACAAAATTATTTGTTCATAAAACAAATAATACCCCCGCGCAGCTCACTGGCGAGAGTATCAAAATCGTGTATAGAGTAAAGCCTAGGAGCGGAACTGTTCGGTTTCGGTAATTTCGCCATCAGGATTTTTTTCTTTGACGAATAGTTTTCCCGCCTGAACTTCCTCCAACGCCTTGCCAACATTCTTATCTGATTTCGGGTTTGCGATTTGGCATGGTTTGTCATGTTGCATTTCGCGTGCCCGTCGTGCAGATAAAACCACAAGCGTATATTTAGATTTAATTTGTTCCTGCAATGCATCAATTGATGGATCTAACATCATAGTTATTCCTCCTCCAATAATTGCTTATATTGTTTCGCGATTCGTTCCCGTTTCAAATGTTCGCTTTGGATAATCGCCTTTATTTTTTTTACTGCATGATCTACCTGGTCATTGACGACAACATAATCATAGGCATCCATCATTTCAATTTCATCACGTGCCGCTTTTAACCGGTTTAGCACAAGGTCTTCCGTTTCCGTTCCCCGGCTGACAATTCGATTCTTCAATTCTTCCAAACTTGGTGGAAATAGAAAAATAAATACACCCTCCGGAAAATTTTTCTTCACTTGTAATGCACCCTGAACTTCAATTTCCAGAAAAACGTCATGCCCAGCTGCCAATGTCTCTTCCACATATTTTCTTGGTGTTCCATAGTAGTTGTTCACATATTGGGCGTATTCCAATAACTGGTTTTGACGAATCAAATTCTCAAATTCTGCTTTTGTTTTAAAAAAATAATCGACTCCATCTGTTTCGCCGGGTCGTTTTTCTCTGGTTGTCATTGAAATGGAGTATCTTAACTGGGTATCATGATTAAACAATTCCTTTCTCACTGTACCCTTTCCGACACCAGACGGTCCAGAGAGAACAAATAAAATCCCTTTCTCTTCTATCAAAACGAGTTAACCTCCCATTTATTCATCTGAATCTTCTTCATGGCTCAGCACCCGCTGACCTACTGTTTCCGGCTGAACGGCAGATAATACAACATGGTCACTATCCGTAATAATAACAGCTCTTGTTCTGCGTCCATATGTGGCATCCACCAATTTATTATTGTCACGTGCTACTGTAATAATCCGTTTGATTGGTGCTGACTCCGGCGATACAATCGAGATGATCCGATTTGCGGAAACTACATTACCGAAGCCAATATTAATTAAACGTAAATTCAAACTGTTTCCCCCTTAAAACGAAAAGTGTAAGCGCCCGTTTAGCAGCGTATGAACCGGACTGAACTTAGCCGCCGTAAAGTGATTATCCCAGTCCATCACCACTTGAAACAATTCCATAATATATCTATTATATGAAAAAATAACAGCAAAACACAAGCTATTACTCAATATTTTGGATTTGTTCTTTCATTTTCTCCACTTCACTCTTGATTGATACCACCCATTCACTGATTTTCGGATCTGTTGACTTGGAACCGATCGTGTTTATTTCCCGGTGCATCTCTTGCAGGATAAAATCAAGCTGCCTTCCTATTTGCGTGTCTTGTTGGATGGTAGAGAAAAAATGATCGATATGACTAAACAACCGGGTGATTTCTTCGGTAATATCCCCTTTTTCCGCTAACAGGGCGATTTCCTGGTACATTCGTTGGTTATCCGTATCAAGCTTGTCGCCGATATATGTTTCAATCCGCTGATAGATCCGCTGACGATATTCCTCAATCACCTGGTCTCTTCGCGTTTGTAATCGCCCGACTAATTCTTTTACAGTATGTATTCGTCCGTTTATATCGGCAAGCAGTTTTTCGCCCTCATCTTCTCTGATCGTCAGCAATTTGGAACAGGCATCCACCACACATGTTAAAATATTTTCTGATAAACCATTCGCATCGTTGGTTTCCCGAACCGTGAATAATTCCGGAATGGACAGTATTATATCCATAGGAATGTCACCGGTTAGCTGATAGCGCGCTTTTATCTGTTTCAATTGTTCCATATATTGATCTAATAACATCCAATCGGTTTCCAATGTTTTTGTAACAGCACCAGTACCATCGATGTTCAGGGTGACTTCAACCCGGCCACGTCCAAAAAAAGCTCGAATCCGTTCTTTAAGTTTTTCTTCCAGATACATAAAGGATGAAGGAATATTTAGTTGTACATCAAGAAAGCGGTGATTGACACTCTTCACCTCCACTGTGATCACTGCATTGTCCAATGATACAATACTGCTTCCATATCCAGTCATGCTTCTTACCATACAATCACATCCATCTGTCTGATTTTACATTGTTTTATTATACCAGTTAACTGGTATAATAAAAACTTCCATCTGTAAGTTAAAGATGGAAGTTTCATATCATTTCATTATTTTTTGGTAAATCCAAACAGCACAGTTGGCAATGCACTAAGGAAAATAATTAGTAGCCAATCATGCAGACCCAGGAACGTTGTATGGAAAATTGGTTGCAATGGTTCCAGATAAATCACGATAAGTAACAGCAGGATGGAAGACAAAACCGCCCAAATTAAATATATATTTTCAAACGGATTCCGGGAAAATACCGAATCTTCACTACGACAATCGAATACATGAATCAGCTGGGCCATGACCAAGGTTGTAAAGGCAACCGTTTGCCCATGAACAAGGTGATCCGGATTATTATGATAAGTGACCATAAACGCGGCCAATGTAACCATTCCTATTAAAATACCTCTTGTGATGATTTTAAAACCAAGCCCTCTGGCAAAAACGCCTTCCCTTGGATTCCGAGGCGCGCGCTGCATTACGTTACCCTCTGGTTTGTCTAAGCCAAGCGCCATCGCCGGAAGTCCATCGGTTACCAGATTCACCCACAAGATTTGCACAGGTACGAGGGGAAGCGGTAAAGCTAAGAGCATCGCAAAGAACATCACCAGAATTTCGCCAACATTGGAGGCCAGTAAATAACGAATGAATTTGCGAATGTTTTCGTAAATGTTCCGTCCTTCCTGGATCGCCGCTTTAATGGTTGCGAAATTATCATCCATCAAAACCAGTGATGATGCTTCTTTGGTTACATCGGTACCTGTTTGCCCCATGCCAATACCGATGTTACTGGCTTTAATTGCGGGTGCATCGTTCACCCCATCGCCCGTCATGGCAACGATATGCCCTTTGTCCTGAAAGGCATTGACAATTTTCAGTTTATGCTCAGGTGTTACCCTGGCAAAAACATAGACCAGGTCAATACAGTCACGTAATTCTTCTGCCGACATTTGATTTAACTGACTGCCCTCAAGCACAAGACCATTTTCGGGAAGCAGCTCCAGATTTTTGGCGATCGCTCTTGCTGTGTTAACATGATCGCCGGTAATCATCACTGTCTTAATCCCTGCATTTCGACATTCAGCGATTGCCTGCTTGACCTCTTTACGTGGCGGGTCAATGATGCCATACAATCCGACTAATGTTAATTCGGTTTCAACAAACGCCGTATCCATTGTATCACCGTTGGTTAACGGCTTGACGGCAATCGCAATCGTACGAAGTGCTTGCTCGGCCATATCATCGATCGCTGTTTCAAATTGTTGCTTGTCTTTTTGTTTCAATAATCTTCTGCCGTTTTCACCCTGTACAAAGGATGACCTGGGAAGCAGTACATCCGGTGCCCCTTTTGTAATCACAAATCGCTGTCTGTTCTTATCTTCCACAATAACACTCATCCGTTTACGATCGGAATCAAACGGTATTTCCTTAATGATTTTGTAATCATCCTGACCTGGTTTACGTCCAATTTTACGGGCAGCCACCAGTAACGCACCATCTGTCGGATCACCGTCAACAACATATTTTCCCTTTTTCACCCGTAATGTGGCATGGTTGCATAATTCTCCATAGGTGAGCATCGATAATAAGTTTGGAAACGTATCATCGACCCTTGTGTTATCCAGAAAATAACCACCTTGAATATCATAGCCGTCCCCGGTTACATAGAGATGCTTGTTATTTAAGAAAATGTTTTTAACAGTCATTTGGTTTTCCGTCATCGTACCGGTCTTATCTGAACAAATGACCGATGCACAACCTAATGTTTCTACTGCTGACAGTTTGCGAACAATTGCTTTTTTCCGGATCATCCGCTGCACTCCCAGAGAAAGCGCAACTGTCACAATGGCAGGCAAACCCTCGGGAATCGCCGCAACCGCCAATGACACACCGGCTAAAAACATGTTATAGACAGGATGCCCGTGGTATACACCGATAATAACAACCAAAGCTGTTAAAGCGAGGGCAACAAATATTAGGATCCGCCCCAACTCCGCCAGTTTGTTTTCCAGTGGAGTGGCTATTTTCTTCGTCTTGCCCATTAGTGAAGCAATCTGACCCATCACCGTATTCATGCCTGTCCCGACAACAATCCCAATCCCATTACCTCTTGTTACCAAAGTGCCCATAAATGCCATATTACGTTGGTCTTGCGGGTCCAAGTGATCTTGATTGATGGTTGCGGCATGCTTCATAACGGGCAGGGATTCCCCTGTTAACGCAGATTCCTCAGTTTCCAGGCTTGCAGACTTTGTGATCCGTATATCAGCTGGTATTCGATCCCCGCTTGACAGCCTGATGACGTCACCTGCAACAATTTCCTGAGAAAAGATACGCACCCATTCCCCGTCTCGTAAAACTGTTGCTACTGGTGCCGAGAGCTCTTTTAATTTTGCCAATGATTTTTCCGCCTTCTGTTCCTGGAAAAACCCGAAAAAGGCATTGGCGATCACAATAACCATAATTGCAATCGCATCAACGTATTCCCCCAACAATCCGGCAATTAGCGTTGCTGCAAGTAAGACAATCACCATGAAATCCTGAAACTGTTTCAAAAATATTAACCATATTGATGTGCTTTTTTCCTCTTTCAGTACGTTGGGACCGAATTTTTCCCGGCGTTTTGTAACTTGTTTCACAGGTAATCCTTTATCCATTTCCACATGTAAGTGCTTTGCAACTTCATCTACATCTGACTGATACCATTTCATACTAAATACCTCCACATGCACCTGCACACTTTTATCCCTTGGTAAATACTTTTTAGGGATTGTCCAATCTGTTTATTCATTTCTATGCAGACAAGCACTTAAAAATGCTATAATTACTTATGAGGTGATCGCATGCCATTTGACGGAATTGTTACCCGAGCCGTAACAGAAGAATTAAAAATGAACATCATTCCAGGCAGAATTGCAAAAATCTATCAACCAACTGAAACAGAACTCATTTTAACGATCCGCAGTCAAGGTAAAAATCACGCTTTATTACTCTCGATTCACCCGACCTATGCCAGGTTACATGTAACAGCTGACGAATATACAAACCCGCAAGAGCCTCCGATGTTTTGCATGCTGCTCCGGAAACACTTGACAGGAGCAACACTCGAATCCATTGAACAATACGGGATGGAGCGGATTGTCACTTTTACTTTTAAAACACGTAATGAAATTGGTGACATCGCCTACAAAACCCTGATCATGGAGTTAATGGGTAAGCATAGCAATGTCATGCTTGTTGACCAGGAGAAAGGACATATTATTGATAGTCTAAAACATGTCCCTGCTTTTCAAAATAGTTACCGGACGATCCTGCCAGGACAGGCATATAAACTACCGCCGGCCCAGCACAAGGTGAATCCATTGGAAATAAGCGGTGAGGATTTTATTAAAAAACTGGATTTTAACGCTGGCAGAATGGATAAGCAAGTTGTTCAGATGCTTGTTGGCTTTTCACCAATGATTGCCAATGAAATTGTCCATCGAGCAAAACTGGGTTCGCAAAAAAAGTATATGGAAACATTTTTGACGGTACAGGATTCCATCAAGCACAATCGTTATACACCGGCTATCTATCATGGAAAAAAGGAAGACTTTCATGTATTGCCCATTACGCTTTATGCAGAAGAGAAGGAAGCATTTGCAACAACGAATCAGATGCTTGATACGTTTTATTCCGGGAAAGCAGAACGCGACCGCGTCAAACAACAGGCAAAAGATTTGTACCGGATAATCAAAAATGAAAAGGACAAAAATGAACGGAAATTAAAAAAGCATGACCAAACATTAAAAAAAGCTGCAGGTGCCAACAAGTATCAACGGCTTGGTGAACTGTTAACAGCAAATATGCACATGGTAAAACCCGGCGATTCTACCGTCACGGTCATTGACTATTACGATCCCGAGCAAAAAGAAATCACCATCGACCTCAACCCAAATAAGACGCCAAGCGAAAACGCGCAAAGCTTTTTTAAAACATACCAAAAGCTAAAAACATCAAAACAAATGGTGGAGAAAGAAATAACCAAAACGAATGAAGAAATTGCCTATTTGGATGGTCTGCTTCAACAAATGGATACTGCACGGGAAGCGGATATTGAAGAAATTCGTGAAGAGCTTCGTGATGAAGGTTATTTAAAAAAACAGCGGCAGCATAAAAAAAAGAAAAAACAGAACAAGCCACAACCGGAAGCATATCAATCCTCAGATGGTACACCAATCCTTGTCGGCAAAAATAATAAACAAAATGAGTATCTGACAACAAGGGTTGCCCACCGTGATGACATTTGGCTGCATACAAAGGATATTCCTGGTTCCCATGTGATTATTCGCGATCGGGAGCCTAGTGACGATACGCTAATGGAAGCGGCACAAATCGCTGCTTATTTCAGTAAGTCCAAAGACTCCTCATCCGTACCGGTCGACTATACGACTATCCGTCATGTCAAAAAACCAAACGGAGCCAAACCAGGCTATGTCACATACGATAATCAGAAGACACTGTTTGTAACACCGAATAAAACAGTGGTTGATCGATTAAGAGTAAAGAAAAACGGATGATTAGTAGGATCATCCGTTTTTCCAATTATGTCTGATGTAAGTTGTGTTCCTTGGCTCTAAGAAAACAAGAGCATTTTGAAGATATTTTAATTATATAGAGGGAGGTTTAAGCTATCATGAATCCTTGATTTAAGAATGAATTCTGGACCGAATCCCTTTCCACAAGATTTTGCACCAGTAACACTGCTCTTAAGATCGATCAATTACAGAATTAGCACTTAAGCACCGGGCTTATGCCTTGTTTATTTATTTTCCCCTCCGTTGCCCAGCTTTTATGTTTAATTTGCCTCATGGAGTTCATAATATAAAAAAGAATTACAGAGAGGATGAATTTAGTGATATTTATTTACAACGATTACGGAGGAACACATACAACTTCGTTAGTGGCCGCTTATCATCTTAAAAAACTCCCAACTGATAGAACACTTACGAAAGAAGAAATTATTAATGTAGATTATTTCAACAAATTAACAAAGCATGATTTCGGAAAGCTTATATTTCATGGATTGGATGAAGATGGAAATGCTGTCTATACCATAGGTAGAAAAAATGATAAATATGTCGTACCGGCACTACAAAACTTCAGTACATTGTTACAGAAAAATTATAATCTTGATGAAAAGATAATACTTTCGAATACTTCACCAACGGTACCAATTGCTATGACAATTGGAGGGTTATTCTCCAGAGGCCTGCACATTGACTTTATCGGCGTCCCTTTACTCATTACTGGCGCTAAGCAATGTTGCGGCCGTATAAAGCGATTGGTTGAACATACAAAAAAGGTAAGCTGTTCCAGGGATAGTAAAATTATTGTTTTAGAAAATAAATCATATAAATAGTCATTTCGGGTTCCTGCTTTTGCTAACCGGTTCAAATCAATTCTGTTTGTAAAACACACGATGCATTTTACACTACATATAATGTTTAGGGGTTAAATGCATTGGAGGTAAAAAGATTGATTTATGATGAGTGGAAAGATTATCTAAATGCGGCAAATCATTGGTTGAATCAATTGGAAGAAATGATCAATGAGCTTAATCGTAATGAGCGGATGAGTATTCTTTGTAGTAATATCGTACAATTACGTGAAGAGATGCAGAAAAAGGATAAACAAGACAAAGCATTCATTATCAAATTGATGGATGAGGTAAAACGCGATTATGATATCCTTAACCAAAGAATATCACCAAGGAAAACAGGAACAAGCATGGGTGAATCCATTTGCAACCAATTCGCTGATGCGCTTCACGGGCCGGGAAAATTCAGTGACAATGTGTGCTCTGTAGAACTTACAAGGGATTTTAATGTAACTATTATGGGAAAAGATGCTTCCTCCGCCCTGGAAGCAAATGTATCTTTCGAGTCCTTAGATCAGGAAGGAAATGCCTTAAACATGTCGGAAATAACAATTCTGGAAGATGAGGTTGCACCATTTACACGCGCGCTTACTCAACAGGGGTTAACGGTTACTGCTCTCCATAACCATTGGATATACTCAGACCCGGTTATTCTTTATATACACATCCTATCTGTTGAGCCCCCTATTAAGTTTGCAAAAAAAATGGCAAAGGCTTTTACCGCTTTACAAAGTTATCCTGTTACCAGCGGATGAGTGTATCAATCAATCTATCATTATGTTGAATTTTCTTTTAATACTGAATTTAGAGACAGCATATCACACAATAAAAGCGAGCCAAGGGATCTAGGTTATTAACGAAATGGCTACTCTAAGGGAATCTTAGGATGGAGAATATGGTACAGTCAATGAATTGCGTATTGAGCTTCTTATAGCAGTAATAAGGGGCAGGTACTTCTTCATGTCCCTACCTTATTTTTTTATGCCTCTGTTGATTTTAACTTTTTTTACCTCAATTAATGCCTTACATATTCTATGGCAGGCCTTCTTGCTGGATAACCTCCGAAAAAGCATTCTTAAAAAGACTGACCAATCCCCTTACAACCAATTAATGCAACTA is a window of Lentibacillus daqui DNA encoding:
- the coaBC gene encoding bifunctional phosphopantothenoylcysteine decarboxylase/phosphopantothenate--cysteine ligase CoaBC; protein product: MLQDKNIVLGVTGGIAAYKACALTSKLTQAGANVKVMMTDHAQKFVSPLTFQALSRNPVYTDTFDEKDVKKIAHIDVADWADIVIIAPATANIIAKLAHGIADDMLSTTLLATKATVYIAPAMNVHMYEHPAVIENMQKLADWGYHFIEPGAGYLACGYVGKGRLEEPEMIIETVDRHQTESGILTGKNVLVSAGPTREQIDPVRYFTNRSSGKMGFALAEAAAYQGATVTLVTGPTQERTNHSNIHRIDITTAEEMFQAMHRYFAESDIVIKAAAVADYRPKQVYDQKMKKQDGEWTVKMERTKDILQSLGEEKTHQFLVGFAAETTDAFDYGMHKLHKKRLDAIVINDVSAAGAGFEGDTNVVTYINKQMQTEEIALSSKRDIADKIISFISRDMKDGSK
- the rpoZ gene encoding DNA-directed RNA polymerase subunit omega, whose amino-acid sequence is MMLDPSIDALQEQIKSKYTLVVLSARRAREMQHDKPCQIANPKSDKNVGKALEEVQAGKLFVKEKNPDGEITETEQFRS
- the gmk gene encoding guanylate kinase, which gives rise to MIEEKGILFVLSGPSGVGKGTVRKELFNHDTQLRYSISMTTREKRPGETDGVDYFFKTKAEFENLIRQNQLLEYAQYVNNYYGTPRKYVEETLAAGHDVFLEIEVQGALQVKKNFPEGVFIFLFPPSLEELKNRIVSRGTETEDLVLNRLKAARDEIEMMDAYDYVVVNDQVDHAVKKIKAIIQSEHLKRERIAKQYKQLLEEE
- the remA gene encoding extracellular matrix/biofilm regulator RemA, with the translated sequence MNLRLINIGFGNVVSANRIISIVSPESAPIKRIITVARDNNKLVDATYGRRTRAVIITDSDHVVLSAVQPETVGQRVLSHEEDSDE
- a CDS encoding YicC/YloC family endoribonuclease; the encoded protein is MVRSMTGYGSSIVSLDNAVITVEVKSVNHRFLDVQLNIPSSFMYLEEKLKERIRAFFGRGRVEVTLNIDGTGAVTKTLETDWMLLDQYMEQLKQIKARYQLTGDIPMDIILSIPELFTVRETNDANGLSENILTCVVDACSKLLTIREDEGEKLLADINGRIHTVKELVGRLQTRRDQVIEEYRQRIYQRIETYIGDKLDTDNQRMYQEIALLAEKGDITEEITRLFSHIDHFFSTIQQDTQIGRQLDFILQEMHREINTIGSKSTDPKISEWVVSIKSEVEKMKEQIQNIE
- a CDS encoding calcium-translocating P-type ATPase, SERCA-type translates to MKWYQSDVDEVAKHLHVEMDKGLPVKQVTKRREKFGPNVLKEEKSTSIWLIFLKQFQDFMVIVLLAATLIAGLLGEYVDAIAIMVIVIANAFFGFFQEQKAEKSLAKLKELSAPVATVLRDGEWVRIFSQEIVAGDVIRLSSGDRIPADIRITKSASLETEESALTGESLPVMKHAATINQDHLDPQDQRNMAFMGTLVTRGNGIGIVVGTGMNTVMGQIASLMGKTKKIATPLENKLAELGRILIFVALALTALVVIIGVYHGHPVYNMFLAGVSLAVAAIPEGLPAIVTVALSLGVQRMIRKKAIVRKLSAVETLGCASVICSDKTGTMTENQMTVKNIFLNNKHLYVTGDGYDIQGGYFLDNTRVDDTFPNLLSMLTYGELCNHATLRVKKGKYVVDGDPTDGALLVAARKIGRKPGQDDYKIIKEIPFDSDRKRMSVIVEDKNRQRFVITKGAPDVLLPRSSFVQGENGRRLLKQKDKQQFETAIDDMAEQALRTIAIAVKPLTNGDTMDTAFVETELTLVGLYGIIDPPRKEVKQAIAECRNAGIKTVMITGDHVNTARAIAKNLELLPENGLVLEGSQLNQMSAEELRDCIDLVYVFARVTPEHKLKIVNAFQDKGHIVAMTGDGVNDAPAIKASNIGIGMGQTGTDVTKEASSLVLMDDNFATIKAAIQEGRNIYENIRKFIRYLLASNVGEILVMFFAMLLALPLPLVPVQILWVNLVTDGLPAMALGLDKPEGNVMQRAPRNPREGVFARGLGFKIITRGILIGMVTLAAFMVTYHNNPDHLVHGQTVAFTTLVMAQLIHVFDCRSEDSVFSRNPFENIYLIWAVLSSILLLLIVIYLEPLQPIFHTTFLGLHDWLLIIFLSALPTVLFGFTKK
- a CDS encoding Rqc2 family fibronectin-binding protein, translating into MPFDGIVTRAVTEELKMNIIPGRIAKIYQPTETELILTIRSQGKNHALLLSIHPTYARLHVTADEYTNPQEPPMFCMLLRKHLTGATLESIEQYGMERIVTFTFKTRNEIGDIAYKTLIMELMGKHSNVMLVDQEKGHIIDSLKHVPAFQNSYRTILPGQAYKLPPAQHKVNPLEISGEDFIKKLDFNAGRMDKQVVQMLVGFSPMIANEIVHRAKLGSQKKYMETFLTVQDSIKHNRYTPAIYHGKKEDFHVLPITLYAEEKEAFATTNQMLDTFYSGKAERDRVKQQAKDLYRIIKNEKDKNERKLKKHDQTLKKAAGANKYQRLGELLTANMHMVKPGDSTVTVIDYYDPEQKEITIDLNPNKTPSENAQSFFKTYQKLKTSKQMVEKEITKTNEEIAYLDGLLQQMDTAREADIEEIREELRDEGYLKKQRQHKKKKKQNKPQPEAYQSSDGTPILVGKNNKQNEYLTTRVAHRDDIWLHTKDIPGSHVIIRDREPSDDTLMEAAQIAAYFSKSKDSSSVPVDYTTIRHVKKPNGAKPGYVTYDNQKTLFVTPNKTVVDRLRVKKNG
- a CDS encoding DUF3189 family protein: MIFIYNDYGGTHTTSLVAAYHLKKLPTDRTLTKEEIINVDYFNKLTKHDFGKLIFHGLDEDGNAVYTIGRKNDKYVVPALQNFSTLLQKNYNLDEKIILSNTSPTVPIAMTIGGLFSRGLHIDFIGVPLLITGAKQCCGRIKRLVEHTKKVSCSRDSKIIVLENKSYK
- a CDS encoding DUF1259 domain-containing protein gives rise to the protein MGESICNQFADALHGPGKFSDNVCSVELTRDFNVTIMGKDASSALEANVSFESLDQEGNALNMSEITILEDEVAPFTRALTQQGLTVTALHNHWIYSDPVILYIHILSVEPPIKFAKKMAKAFTALQSYPVTSG